The following are encoded together in the Peromyscus leucopus breed LL Stock chromosome 1, UCI_PerLeu_2.1, whole genome shotgun sequence genome:
- the LOC114689227 gene encoding olfactory receptor 14A2-like, with the protein MPNVTAITGFILMGFSDIHELQTLCGVLFLVMYMAAVISNLIIITLTTFDLQLQTPMYFFLKNLSLLDTLFVSVPIPNFFVNSLTHNNSISTLGCVFQVFLMTSFVAGEVFVLTAMSYDRYVAICSPLHYDAIMNGGTCVLMAGVSWAIGVIIGVIYTAGTFSMPFCGSNMIPQIFCDIPSLLRISCSKTLVVIYSSLGIGVYVGVSCFICVVISYFYIFSTVLKIPTSKGQSKAFSTCIPHLTVFTVFLATACFVYVKLPSHIPSVTDRLFSVVYTVLAPVFNPVIYSLKNTDVKCALKRLQQNLRLGFSFH; encoded by the coding sequence ATGCCCAATGTCACTGCAATAACTGGATTCATCCTCATGGGGTTCTCTGACATCCATGAGCTACAGACTTTATGTGGAGTGCTCTTCCTAGTGATGTACATGGCAGCTGTAATAAGTAACCTGATCATCATTACTCTCACCACCTTTGATCTGCAGCTTCAaacacccatgtacttcttcttgAAGAATTTGTCTTTGCTGGATACTCTTTTTGTGTCTGTTCCTATTCCAAATTTCTTTGTCAATAGCCTAACTCACAACAATTCCATTTCCACTCTTGGTTGTGTCTTCCAGGTATTTTTAATGACTTCATTTGTAGCAGGAGAAGTGTTTGTCCTGACTGCCAtgtcctatgaccgctatgttGCCATTTGCAGCCCTCTACACTATGATGCCATTATGAATGGTGGCACCTGTGTCCTTATGGCAGGTGTTTCCTGGGCTATTGGGGTAATAATTGGAGTCATATATACAGCTGGCACATTTTCCATGCCCTTCTGTGGTTCCAACATGATTCCGCAGATTTTTTGTGATATTCCCTCATTGCTAAGGATTTCATGCTCCAAAACACTTGTGGTCATTTATTCAAGTCTTGGAATTGGTGTTTATGTGGGTGTATCTTGCTTTATCTGTGTGGTGATCTCttacttttacattttctccACCGTGCTTAAGATTCCTACTTCTAAAGGTCAGTCCAAAGCATTTTCCACGTGCATCCCCCACCTCACTGTTTTCACTGTTTTCCTTGCTACTGCTTGCTTCGTCTATGTGAAGCTACCCTCCCACATACCATCAGTTACAGACAGGCTTTTTTCTGTGGTCTACACTGTGTTAGCTCCAGTGTTTAATCCTGTGATCTACAGCCTGAAGAACACGGATGTCAAGTGTGCTCTGAAGAGGTTGCAGCAAAATCTCCGCCTAGGGTTTTCATTTCACTGA